In one Micromonospora polyrhachis genomic region, the following are encoded:
- a CDS encoding IS630 family transposase has product MADPVRVRRLSDQEGQQLLRITRRGTGSAIRLRRAMVVLASAGGNTVPAIARLVQADEDTIRQVIHRFNEMGMASLDPQWAGGRPRQISPDDQAFIVETANTRPEKLGKPFTRWSVRKLADYLGSHTARPIRIGRERLRLRLRLRQILHQQKITFQRTKTWKESTDPDRDTKLARIEYVSSHFPQRVFAFDEFGPLTIRPQAGAGWAPARHPHRLPANYHKLHGVRQFHGCYSIGDDQLWGVVRCRKSAVNTLAALKSIRAARPDGAPIYVILDNLSAHKGLKIRRWAARNKVELCFTPTYASWANPIEAQFGPLRTFVIAGSNHPNHTVLTRRLQTYLRWRNANARHPDVLAAQRRERARIRSERQRKWGQPATRAA; this is encoded by the coding sequence GTGGCAGATCCTGTACGTGTGCGGCGGCTCAGTGACCAGGAGGGTCAGCAGCTGCTCAGAATTACTCGCCGGGGAACCGGTTCAGCGATCCGACTACGGCGGGCGATGGTCGTGCTCGCCTCGGCCGGCGGGAACACGGTGCCGGCGATCGCCCGCCTCGTCCAAGCCGACGAGGACACGATCCGGCAGGTCATCCACCGGTTCAACGAGATGGGGATGGCCAGCCTGGACCCTCAGTGGGCGGGTGGCCGTCCCCGCCAGATCAGTCCTGACGATCAAGCGTTCATCGTCGAGACGGCCAACACCCGCCCCGAGAAACTGGGGAAACCGTTCACCCGCTGGAGTGTGCGTAAGCTCGCCGACTACCTGGGCTCACATACTGCCCGCCCGATCCGTATCGGGCGGGAGCGGCTGCGGCTGCGGCTGCGGCTGCGGCAGATCCTGCACCAGCAGAAGATCACCTTCCAGCGGACAAAAACGTGGAAGGAATCCACCGACCCTGACCGGGACACCAAACTCGCCCGGATCGAGTACGTGAGCAGCCACTTCCCACAACGGGTGTTCGCGTTCGACGAGTTCGGGCCCCTCACGATCCGCCCGCAGGCCGGCGCCGGGTGGGCACCGGCCCGACACCCACACCGGCTGCCCGCGAACTATCACAAACTGCACGGCGTCCGGCAGTTCCACGGCTGCTACAGCATCGGTGACGACCAACTCTGGGGCGTCGTCCGATGCCGCAAGAGTGCCGTGAACACCCTCGCCGCACTCAAGTCGATCCGCGCCGCCCGTCCGGACGGGGCACCGATCTACGTGATCCTGGACAACCTGTCCGCACACAAAGGCCTCAAAATTCGCAGGTGGGCAGCCCGGAACAAGGTCGAGTTGTGCTTCACTCCGACCTACGCCTCCTGGGCCAACCCGATCGAGGCCCAGTTCGGGCCGCTACGCACCTTCGTCATCGCCGGCTCGAACCACCCCAACCACACCGTCCTCACACGCCGGCTGCAGACCTACCTGCGCTGGCGCAACGCCAACGCCCGCCATCCCGACGTCCTGGCAGCCCAACGCCGCGAACGCGCCCGCATTCGCAGCGAACGACAACGAAAATGGGGCCAACCCGCCACCCGCGCAGCCTGA
- a CDS encoding IS630 family transposase has translation MPRTGRPTPPLTLTDEERATLTRWSRRAKSSQVLAMRSRIILACAEGASNVDVATELGVHLSTVGKWRRRFLKLRLDGLIDEQRPGRPPSISLDQVEQVVVATLEQVPRNATHWSRTSMAERSGLSKSTIGRIWRDFGLKPHRADTFKLSTDPQFMEKVVDVVGLYHNPPERAVVLCVDEKSQIQALDRSQPVLPMMPGMPERRTHDYVRNGITSLFAAFNVADGTVIGQLHRQHRATEFQKFLTAIDKTVPADLDIHLICDNYGTHKTPAIRAWLARHPRFHMHFTPTGSSWLNQVERWFGYLTEQKIRRGAHKSVRSLEADIRAWITDWNSNPRPFIWTKTAEEILESLARFCRRISGAGH, from the coding sequence ATGCCAAGAACCGGGCGTCCGACCCCACCGTTGACGCTGACGGACGAAGAGCGGGCGACGTTGACGCGCTGGTCACGGCGGGCGAAGTCGTCGCAGGTTCTGGCGATGCGGTCACGGATCATCCTGGCGTGTGCCGAGGGCGCCTCGAACGTCGACGTGGCGACGGAGCTGGGTGTCCATCTGTCCACTGTGGGTAAGTGGCGGCGGCGGTTCCTGAAGCTGCGGCTCGACGGCCTTATCGACGAGCAACGGCCGGGCCGCCCGCCGTCGATCAGCCTGGACCAGGTGGAACAGGTGGTGGTCGCGACTCTGGAGCAGGTACCACGCAACGCCACGCACTGGTCCCGCACGTCAATGGCCGAGCGATCCGGGCTGTCGAAGTCCACCATCGGGCGAATCTGGCGGGACTTCGGCCTCAAGCCACACCGGGCGGACACGTTCAAACTGTCCACCGATCCGCAGTTCATGGAGAAGGTCGTTGACGTGGTCGGCCTGTACCACAACCCGCCGGAACGGGCCGTGGTGCTGTGCGTCGACGAGAAATCCCAGATCCAGGCCTTGGACCGCTCCCAGCCGGTACTGCCGATGATGCCCGGCATGCCGGAACGCCGCACCCACGACTACGTCCGTAACGGCATCACCAGCCTGTTCGCCGCGTTCAACGTCGCCGACGGCACCGTGATCGGCCAACTCCACCGCCAGCACCGCGCCACCGAGTTCCAGAAGTTCCTGACCGCGATCGACAAGACCGTGCCCGCCGACCTCGACATCCACCTGATCTGCGACAACTACGGCACCCACAAGACCCCGGCCATCCGGGCCTGGCTCGCCAGACACCCCCGCTTCCACATGCACTTCACCCCGACCGGCTCGTCCTGGCTCAACCAGGTCGAACGCTGGTTCGGCTACCTCACCGAACAAAAGATCCGTCGTGGCGCGCACAAGAGCGTCCGGTCCCTTGAGGCGGACATCCGGGCGTGGATCACCGACTGGAACAGCAATCCACGCCCCTTCATCTGGACCAAGACCGCCGAAGAGATCCTCGAATCACTCGCACGATTTTGTAGGCGAATTTCTGGCGCAGGACACTAG
- a CDS encoding IS630 family transposase has translation MPRTGRPTPPLTLTDEERATLTRWSRRAKSSQVLAMRSRIILACAEGASNVDVATELGVHLSTVGKWRRRFLKLRLDGLIDEQRPGRPPSISLDQVEQVVVATLEQVPRNATHWSRTSMAERSGLSKSTIGRIWRDFGLKPHRADTFKLSTDPQFMEKVVDVVGLYHNPPERAVVLCVDEKSQIQALDRSQPVLPMMPGMPERRTHDYVRNGITSLFAAFNVADGTVIGQLHRQHRATEFQKFLTAIDKTVPADLDIHLICDNYGTHKTPAIRAWLARHPRFHMHFTPTGSSWLNQVERWFGYLTEQKIRRGAHKSVRSLEADIRAWITDWNSNPRPFIWTKTAEEILESLARFCRRISGAGH, from the coding sequence ATGCCAAGAACCGGGCGTCCGACCCCACCGTTGACGCTGACGGACGAAGAGCGGGCGACGTTGACGCGCTGGTCACGGCGGGCGAAGTCGTCGCAGGTTCTGGCGATGCGGTCACGGATCATCCTGGCGTGTGCCGAGGGCGCCTCGAACGTCGACGTGGCGACGGAGCTGGGTGTCCATCTGTCCACTGTGGGTAAGTGGCGGCGGCGGTTCCTGAAGCTGCGGCTCGACGGCCTTATCGACGAGCAACGGCCGGGCCGTCCGCCGTCGATCAGCCTGGACCAGGTGGAACAGGTGGTGGTCGCGACTCTGGAGCAGGTACCACGCAACGCCACGCACTGGTCCCGCACGTCAATGGCCGAGCGATCCGGGCTGTCGAAGTCCACCATCGGGCGAATCTGGCGGGACTTCGGCCTCAAGCCACACCGGGCGGACACGTTCAAACTGTCCACCGATCCGCAGTTCATGGAGAAGGTCGTTGACGTGGTCGGCCTGTACCACAACCCGCCGGAACGGGCCGTGGTGCTGTGCGTCGACGAGAAATCCCAGATCCAGGCCTTGGACCGCTCCCAGCCGGTACTGCCGATGATGCCCGGCATGCCGGAACGCCGCACCCACGACTACGTCCGTAACGGCATCACCAGCCTGTTCGCCGCGTTCAACGTCGCCGACGGCACCGTGATCGGCCAACTCCACCGCCAGCACCGCGCCACCGAGTTCCAGAAGTTCCTGACCGCGATCGACAAGACCGTGCCCGCCGACCTCGACATCCACCTGATCTGCGACAACTACGGCACCCACAAGACCCCGGCCATCCGGGCCTGGCTCGCCAGACACCCCCGCTTCCACATGCACTTCACCCCGACCGGCTCGTCCTGGCTCAACCAGGTCGAACGCTGGTTCGGCTACCTCACCGAACAAAAGATCCGTCGTGGCGCGCACAAGAGCGTCCGGTCCCTTGAGGCGGACATCCGGGCGTGGATCACCGACTGGAACAGCAATCCACGTCCCTTCATCTGGACCAAGACCGCCGAAGAGATCCTCGAATCACTCGCACGATTTTGTAGGCGAATTTCTGGCGCAGGACACTAG
- a CDS encoding cytochrome P450 family protein — protein MTDASQPALDLPEIHLTDPEVLRDPFTAYGKAREQSPVARIVAPRSGPMWTITRHEAARVMLSDPRFALTANTYQRIDIPEHCRPYMRTMQEMEGPEHTRLRRLVSPAFTARRAAEFRPRIESIVEHLLDDLPDHAENGKVDLLRHFAQLLPIDVISELVGIPEADRQQWRKYGAAVTAGQGRQVVEAIPCIVADAKAAVTQRRAEPGTRDVISDLIRTQAEDGDKLSDTELVTFVWQLVLGGQTPANLIANAVDTLLTHPDQLAALRADPHLMPAAVEELTRWSGPQLLTFPRYAQEDIDLHGVPIRKGEPVTAAIAAVNRDPRVFTNPDRLDVTRPAGPAAHLGYAHGPHFCLGAALARVQTEVALTALLRRFPNLTLAAAPDDVRRDLDPGTWRLTSLPVSY, from the coding sequence ATGACCGACGCTTCACAGCCCGCCCTCGACCTTCCCGAGATCCACCTGACCGACCCCGAGGTCCTGCGTGACCCGTTCACTGCCTACGGCAAGGCCCGGGAACAATCGCCGGTGGCCCGGATCGTGGCACCCAGATCCGGCCCGATGTGGACGATCACCCGACACGAGGCCGCCCGCGTGATGCTCAGCGACCCGCGGTTCGCCCTCACTGCCAACACCTACCAGCGGATCGACATACCCGAACATTGCCGGCCCTACATGCGGACCATGCAGGAAATGGAAGGTCCGGAACACACTCGGCTGCGCCGCCTGGTCTCCCCCGCGTTCACCGCCCGCCGCGCCGCCGAGTTCCGCCCCCGGATCGAGTCGATCGTCGAACACCTCCTCGACGACCTTCCCGACCATGCGGAGAACGGCAAGGTCGACCTGCTGCGACACTTCGCCCAACTGCTGCCAATCGACGTGATCAGCGAACTGGTCGGCATCCCCGAAGCCGATCGCCAGCAGTGGCGCAAGTACGGTGCCGCCGTCACAGCCGGGCAGGGCAGGCAAGTGGTCGAGGCGATACCGTGCATCGTGGCCGATGCCAAGGCAGCGGTCACCCAGCGACGGGCCGAACCCGGCACCCGCGACGTGATCTCCGATCTCATCCGCACCCAGGCCGAAGACGGCGACAAGCTCAGCGACACCGAACTGGTCACCTTCGTCTGGCAGCTGGTCCTCGGCGGGCAGACCCCGGCCAACCTCATCGCCAACGCCGTGGACACCCTGCTCACCCATCCCGACCAGCTCGCCGCCCTGCGCGCCGACCCCCACCTGATGCCCGCCGCGGTGGAGGAACTGACCCGCTGGTCCGGGCCGCAACTGTTGACCTTTCCCCGCTACGCCCAAGAGGACATCGACCTGCACGGCGTACCGATCCGCAAGGGCGAGCCTGTCACCGCCGCTATCGCCGCCGTCAACCGCGATCCACGTGTCTTCACCAATCCGGACCGGCTCGACGTCACCCGCCCCGCCGGCCCGGCGGCACACCTCGGCTATGCCCACGGCCCACACTTCTGCCTCGGGGCCGCGCTGGCCCGGGTGCAGACCGAGGTCGCACTCACCGCACTACTGCGTCGCTTCCCCAACCTGACGCTGGCCGCCGCCCCGGACGACGTGCGACGTGATCTCGACCCGGGCACGTGGCGGCTGACCTCACTGCCCGTGTCCTACTGA
- a CDS encoding TetR/AcrR family transcriptional regulator, which yields MGRLTRAEMQERNRARVLVAARDEFTERGFRDAKIDNIAERAELTRGAVYSNFPGKRALYFSVLVDDAERMSELLTSEASEPGDTPGAALAAFARAWLARLPLATDAQPGPARLGVDLIPEVIADVRTRIPFAELTRLNAILLGLALERLPPCSKGASRRVGVAETALTTLHGASQLAAAAPGFVEPFNVISACAQLADLDLGDRWQPAHLPHISPARPVDELWSPPSATDAVRGEPVSLAGDGVVAILGLHRLGAIEEAVRAAPAGSDVTAVLVTSAPEELAPLARLVVADFRTCLRQAFPPSAWPRLRVVHDESGRLAAAAGVAAVSDVTETAIRVEAGRIVARADGFGACHAAASTDGHASGQPAQV from the coding sequence ATGGGGCGGCTCACCAGGGCGGAGATGCAGGAGCGCAACCGTGCCAGGGTGTTGGTCGCCGCCCGGGACGAGTTCACCGAGCGTGGCTTTCGGGACGCCAAGATCGACAACATTGCCGAGCGGGCCGAACTGACCCGGGGAGCCGTCTACTCCAACTTTCCCGGCAAGCGGGCCCTCTACTTTTCGGTCCTGGTCGATGACGCCGAGCGGATGTCCGAGTTGTTAACTTCCGAGGCGTCGGAGCCGGGTGACACCCCCGGCGCGGCACTCGCCGCATTCGCCCGCGCCTGGCTGGCCCGGCTGCCGCTGGCCACCGACGCCCAGCCCGGCCCCGCCCGCCTCGGTGTGGACCTGATTCCAGAGGTCATCGCCGATGTGCGTACCCGCATCCCGTTCGCGGAGTTGACGAGGCTGAACGCCATTCTGCTCGGTCTCGCATTGGAGCGATTGCCCCCATGCTCCAAGGGCGCTTCGCGTCGGGTGGGGGTGGCCGAGACGGCGCTTACCACCCTGCACGGTGCCAGCCAGCTGGCTGCCGCCGCTCCCGGCTTCGTCGAGCCGTTCAACGTCATCAGCGCCTGTGCGCAGTTGGCCGATCTCGACCTCGGTGACCGGTGGCAGCCGGCACACCTGCCGCACATCTCCCCGGCGCGACCCGTCGATGAGTTGTGGTCGCCACCGTCCGCGACGGATGCGGTGCGGGGTGAACCCGTGTCGCTGGCCGGCGACGGCGTGGTCGCGATCCTCGGGCTGCACCGGCTGGGCGCCATCGAGGAGGCGGTGCGCGCCGCGCCGGCCGGCAGCGACGTCACCGCCGTGCTCGTCACCAGTGCCCCCGAGGAGTTGGCGCCGTTGGCCCGGCTGGTCGTCGCGGACTTTCGCACCTGCCTGCGGCAGGCGTTCCCGCCGTCGGCCTGGCCCCGGCTGCGGGTCGTCCACGACGAGTCGGGCAGGTTGGCCGCTGCGGCCGGGGTCGCCGCCGTCAGTGACGTCACCGAGACCGCCATACGCGTCGAGGCGGGGCGGATCGTCGCCCGCGCCGATGGCTTCGGCGCCTGCCATGCGGCGGCGTCGACCGACGGGCATGCGTCGGGTCAGCCGGCCCAGGTATAG